Below is a genomic region from Candidatus Neomarinimicrobiota bacterium.
CTTCCGATTAAAACAAAAATTGTAGGTCGCAGAGAAGTCTGATGAAAAGACAAGAATTAAACGATTTATCGCTGGCAGATATTGAAACTAAATTACATGACAATCTTGAAGATTTGCAGAATTTACATTTTCAAAAAGCTTTGCAGCAGTTAGAAAATCCAATTCGGATAAAACATTTGAAAAAAGAAATCGCCCAGTTAAAAACGGTTAAAAATGAATTTGACCTTGGACTGCGTGGCGGAAAGGATGAGAAATAATCGTGGCTGAAAGAAAAAGACAGACCATGGTTGGGGAAGTAGTCAGTGATAAAATGGAAAAGACTGTCGTTGTCCAGGTTACACGGAAAATTCCACATCCAGTATATAAAAAATACGTAAAGAGATTTAAGAAATTCAATGCACATGTTGAATCAATATCACCTAAAATGGGCGATGTTGTGAAAATCAGTGCCATGCGCCCGATGAGTAAAACTAAGCGGTGGCGTGTGAGTGAAATTATTCGTGAATCCGTAAAAATTGGATAATTGAAGTGATTCAACAAGAAACTAGACTTAAAGTAGCCGATAACTCAGGCGCCCGAGAAGTGTTATGCTTCAAAGTTTTGGGTGGCAGTCGTCGTCGCTATGCTACCGTTGGCGATATGATTGTTGTTACGGTTAAACAGGCCATCCCAGGTGGCATTGTTAAAAAGGGACAAGTTACTCGCGCCGTTGTTGTGCGGACAACCAAAGAAGTACGGCGAGCTGATGGATCTTACATCCGTTTTGACGATAACGCGGCCGTGCTATTGACTTCTGCCGGCGAACCGCGTGGTACCCGTGTTTTAGGTCCGGTTGCACGTGAATTGCGTGATAGCGGTTATATGAAAATAGTGTCAATGGCACCGGAGGTACTTTAATGAAAATTAAAAAAGGTATGACTGTCCGGGTTATTAGGGGAAATCATCGCGGTGAAGAAGGTAAAATTCTCCATGTTTTTCCGAAAAAAAATAGAATTATAGTAGAAGGCGTTAATTTTATTAAGCGTCACACACGTCCCTCTCAGGATAATCCTCAGGGTGGAATTGTTGAAAGAGAAGCAGCAATGCACGTTTCAAATGTTATGTTGGTCCAAGGTGGTAAAACAACGCGCATCGGTTATAAAAAATTAGATGATGGTACTAAAGTGCGTATCGCCAAAAGAACCGGCGAAGAGATTGGTTCATAAAAATGACTGATAAGAAAAAAACACAATATACACCGGCGCTAAAGCAGAAATATAGGGATAATGTTGTGGCTGGTATGATGGAGCGTTTCAATTATACCAATATAATGGAAGTTCCCCGTATCTCCCATATTTCTATAAATATGGGTATTGGTGATGCGAAGGACCATCCCAAGAAATTGGAAAGTGCCATTCAGGAATTAACTTTAATTTCGTGCCAAAAGCCTGTTGTGACAAAAGCACGAAAAGATATTTCTAATTTTAAAATTAGAAAAGGATTTCCCGTTGGATGCAAAGTAACAATTCGCGGAAATCGTATGTATGAATTTTTGGAAAGGCTAATTAGTATAGCTCTTCCACGAACCCGTGATTTTAGAGGATTGTCATTTAAATCCTTTGATGGTAGCGGAAATTATACTTTCGGTGTGAAAGAACAGATCATTTTTACAGAGATTAATTATGATAAAATAGATAGTATCCGTGGTATGGATATTTCATTTACAACAACAGCGAAAACCAACGATGAAGCGTATTGGCTGTTGAAATTGACCGGTCTTCCTTTGCGGGATAAGCCGGTGAAACAAGAAGAGGTTATTGAGGCTGCTTAATGGCTAGAAAATCACTCATTGTAAAGGCAAAAAGAAAACCAAAGTTTAGTTCTCGTGGATATAACCGCTGTTTTAATTGCGGTCGTCCTGATGGGTTTTTGAGAAAATTTGGTCTTTGTCGTATTTGTTTTAGAGAAATGGCGCTTAAGGGAGAAATCCCTGGAGTGACCAAGGCAAGCTGGTAGGAGGAATAGATTATGGCTATGACTGATCCAATTGCTGATATGCTTACTCGCATTCGGAATGGAATGGCGGTGGATAAACGATTTGTTGATATCCCCGCATCCAATCTAAAAAAGCGTATTGCTTTCGTATTGAAAGAAGAAAAGTATATCGAAGACTTTATGTTTGTTGAGAATGGTGTAAAATCTTTTGTCCGTGTTTTTCTGAAATATGATTATCGTGGAAAAGCAGTAATCACAGGTATTGAACGGGTGAGTAAACCGGGACTCCGTGTTTATGTTGGGCAAGGAGAAATTCCACGCGTTTTAGATGGACTGGGTATTTCAATTTTGTCTACATCGAAAGGTGTCGTATCAAATAAAGCTGCTAAACGCATGGGCATCGGTGGCGAAATATTATGCAAGGTCTGGTAAAGATTTATGTCAAGAATTGGTAGAAAAGTTATCGAAGTCCCCGAAAGTGTCACCATTAGTTTGAGTGGCAAAATAGTTGGGATAAAAGGTCCGAAAGGATCTTTGAATGTACCCGTCCATGCTGAAATGTTGTTGAAACAGGAAAATGATTCGATTGTAGTTGATCGTCCTTCTGATTCCCGTTCTCATCGTTCGCTTCATGGTACGACGCGTCAATTGATTGCAAATGGCATTCAGGGCGTTTCGGAAGGATTCTCAAAAGAATTAGAAATTAGAGGCGTGGGTTATCAAGCCAATATGCAGGGAAAATTCCTTGTGATGCAGCTTGGTTATTCTCACGATATTTATTTTGAACCACCGGGAGAAATTGATATCAAAACCAACCGAACTGAAATAACTGTTTCTGGAATTAACAAACAGTTAGTCGGTGAAGTTTCGGCAAAGATTCGTTCATTCCGTAAACCTGAACCTTACAAAGGTAAAGGGATTCGTTATAAAAACGAATTTGTGCGTTCAAAACAAGGTAAAACCGTTGGTAGTGGTGCTTAATGAAAAAAATATCAGCAACAGAAATACGTAACCAGCGTAGGCGGAATCGCAGTAAAGGCAAAAATGTCGGACATCCCGACAGACCGCGACTGGTTGTATATCGTTCTAACAAACATATTCGCGCCCAAATCATTGATGATTTGAGCGGATCAACATTAGCAGCAGCTTCATCCCTGGATAAAAATATGTCCGCAGATGTAGCTAAAGCTGAATCAAAAACTGACGTCAGTGTTTTAGTGGGCACTGCAGTAGCAGAACGCGCCATTGAAAATAAAGTCAGTAAAGTTGTATTTGATAGAAATGGACATCCTTACCAAGGCCGCGTAAAAGCAGTAGCTGACGCTGCGCGTAAAGCTGGCCTGGAATTCTAAAGAATAGAAAAAATATATGATTAATCCTGCAGAACTGGACCTTAAAGAAGAAGCTGTTGTACGTGTAACGCGTGTTGCAAAGGTAACTTCAAGGGGAAAAAATTTCAGCTTTGGCGCCTTGGTCGTCGTTGGTGATGGTAATGGACATGTTGGCATTGGGCAAGGAAAAGCCGGTGAAGTCATGACCGCCATCAATAAGGCGAAAGAAAATGCAAAACAAAGCATGGTTAAGGTTGCTATAGTAAATGGTACAATACCTCACAAAATTATATCCCGTTATGGTGCAAGCAAAGTGATGCTGAAACCAGCTGCTCCCGGTACCGGTATTATAGCTGGTGCTGCTGTTCGCGCTGTAATGGAACAGGTGGGTGTAAACAATATTTTAACAAAGCGATTTGGATCAAACAATCCAATGAATGTTACCAAGGCTACTATCCAAGCATTGATGGATTTGCAAGATGCAGTTAGTGTGGCCAACAAACGTGGTATAACAATCAAGGAAGTGTTTAGTTAATAATGGCCAAAGCAAAAACTATAAAAATTACTCAGATTAAAAGTCCTATCGGGTATAAGCAAAAAGCAAAAGCCACTTTAAAGGCCTTAGGTTTGCGTAAAATACATCAAACTATAGAGCAGGTAGATTCTCCAGTGCTTCGTGGTATGATTAGCCGTGTGGATTATTTAGTGAAGGTTGAGGAAAGCTGATGAAACTTGGTGAATTAAGACCAACAGATGGTGCAACTCATAGCAAAAAACGCGTGGGTCGCGGTCATGGGTCAGGGCTAGGAAGAAATGCCGGTCGGGGTGATAATGGTTATCATTCCCGTTCAGGTTCAAAACGTCGCGCATGGTTCGAGGGTGGTCAGATGCCATTGCATCGCCGTGTCCCAAAGCGTGGTTTCTCAAACTATTTATTCAAAAAAGAATTTCAATTGGTGAATGTATCTGATCTTGAAAGTTTAGATGTGGATACAGTTGATGCTACAGTTTTAAAGGCTAATGGTCTGGTTCGTTATGCTATGCGTCCCATTAAAATTTTGGGTGACGGTGAATTAACAAAAAAATTAAATGTATCTGCTGATGCTTTTAGTGCTTCTGCCAAAGAAAAAATTGAAAAAGTTGGTGGATCGGTAACCGAATAGTGATTGATAAATTCAAAAATATTTTTGTAATTCCTGAACTTCGGAGAAGGATCCTCTTTACTCTAGGAGTTCTCGTTGTCGTACGTTTAGGGGCACATATTCCAATTCCCGGTATTGATGGCGAAGTATTGGCCCTTGCATTCCAGGGATTGCAAAATACTCTATTTGGATTGTACAATATGTTTGCTGGTGGTGCATTTGAAAAGGCCACCTTGTTTGCACTGGGAATTATGCCATACATCTCAGCATCGATTATAATTCAGCTTATGAGTACTGTTGTACCTTATTTCCAGCGTCTCCAAAAAGAAGGAGAAGCCGGACGAAAAAAGATTACACAAGTAACCCGTTATATTACGGTATTAATTGGTGCTATGCAGGCTTACGGAATTGTAGCTGTATTACTGCCATCCATGTCTTCCGGGGGACAGTCGGTAGTTATTAACCCAGGTTTTGGTTTTATTTTCACTGGAATGGTCAGTTTAATTACCGGTGTTATTTTACTTATGTGGTTAGGTGAACGGATAACAGAACGTGGTATCGGAAATGGTATCTCTTTGATTATTATGGTTGGTATCGTTTCACGGATTCCGAATGTGATCGTGAGTGAAATTACATTGATTAGTGAAGGTGTTCGTGGCCTTTTAAGTGAAGTAATTCTTGTTGGAATTATGTTTGCCATAATTGCATTTGTAGTTCTCTTGACTCAGGGGACACGAAAAATTCCAGTTTCTTATGCCAAGCGTGTTGTGGGACGTAAAGTTTATGGTGGCCAGTCCACCCATATTCCATTAAAGGTTAATACGGCTGGTGTTATGCCAATTATTTTTGCACAATCAATTATGTTCATTCCCAGCACTGTTGCTACATTTTTTGGTGATAATGAATTTATGCAGGGTGTACTGCGTTGGTTTTCATTTGATCATCCGGTATATTGGATTGTGTTTGGCATCATGATTGTATTTTTTACCTATTTTTATACAGCTATAGCTTTTGATCCGAACCAAGTGTCTCAGCAGATGAAACAGCATGGTGGATTTATTCCCGGAATTCGTCCAGGTAAAAAGACAGCAGAATATATTGACAATATTTTATCAAGGGTAACGTTACCCGGCTCCTTTGCCTTGGCATTGGTAGCTATTTTTCCTTACATACTCATGCAAGCCATGGATGTAAGTTATGATCTTGCTTCATTCTTTGGTGGAACTAGTCTATTGATTATTGTGGGTGTTGCCTTAGATACATTACAGCAAATTGAATCTCATCTTATGAGTCGTCATTATGATGGTTTCTTAAGCAAAGGTAAAATTCGCGGTCGGAGACGGATGTAATGGTTCGTATTCGAACACAACGCGAGATTGACCTGGTTAACATAAGTTGCCAGATTGTCGCGGATACATTGGAAATGCTAAGTGAATATATTGTGCCAGACGCAAGCATTCTTGAATTGGATGAGATGGCAGAAGAATTTATTCGTTCCCGAGGAGCTCGTCCGGCTTTTAAGGGATATATGGGATTCCCGGCTACTTTATGTGTATCTGTAGACGATGAAGTGGTTCATGGCATACCGACAGATCGCGTTCTTGAAGAAGGTCAAATTGTTGGTGTTGACTGTGGTGCTGAAAAAGACGGTTACTTTGGCGATCACGCTCGGACATTTGCAGTGGGAACTATTTCTGAAGAAAAACAACAATTAATGGATATTACGCGCGAATCTCTTTTGAGAGGAATTGCGGAAGCAAAACCGGGGAATTATGTATCCGATATTGGTTATGCTATCCAATCTTTTGTAGAACAGTATGGCTATTCAGTTGTCCGAGAATTAGTTGGACATGGTATAGGAACGAAACTTCATGAAGAGCCTCAAGTGCCGAATTATGGTGAGCCTAAACAG
It encodes:
- the rpmC gene encoding 50S ribosomal protein L29, encoding MKRQELNDLSLADIETKLHDNLEDLQNLHFQKALQQLENPIRIKHLKKEIAQLKTVKNEFDLGLRGGKDEK
- the rpsQ gene encoding 30S ribosomal protein S17, which produces MVGEVVSDKMEKTVVVQVTRKIPHPVYKKYVKRFKKFNAHVESISPKMGDVVKISAMRPMSKTKRWRVSEIIRESVKIG
- the rplN gene encoding 50S ribosomal protein L14, translating into MIQQETRLKVADNSGAREVLCFKVLGGSRRRYATVGDMIVVTVKQAIPGGIVKKGQVTRAVVVRTTKEVRRADGSYIRFDDNAAVLLTSAGEPRGTRVLGPVARELRDSGYMKIVSMAPEVL
- the rplX gene encoding 50S ribosomal protein L24, with the translated sequence MKIKKGMTVRVIRGNHRGEEGKILHVFPKKNRIIVEGVNFIKRHTRPSQDNPQGGIVEREAAMHVSNVMLVQGGKTTRIGYKKLDDGTKVRIAKRTGEEIGS
- the rplE gene encoding 50S ribosomal protein L5, translated to MTDKKKTQYTPALKQKYRDNVVAGMMERFNYTNIMEVPRISHISINMGIGDAKDHPKKLESAIQELTLISCQKPVVTKARKDISNFKIRKGFPVGCKVTIRGNRMYEFLERLISIALPRTRDFRGLSFKSFDGSGNYTFGVKEQIIFTEINYDKIDSIRGMDISFTTTAKTNDEAYWLLKLTGLPLRDKPVKQEEVIEAA
- a CDS encoding type Z 30S ribosomal protein S14 — its product is MARKSLIVKAKRKPKFSSRGYNRCFNCGRPDGFLRKFGLCRICFREMALKGEIPGVTKASW
- the rpsH gene encoding 30S ribosomal protein S8, which translates into the protein MAMTDPIADMLTRIRNGMAVDKRFVDIPASNLKKRIAFVLKEEKYIEDFMFVENGVKSFVRVFLKYDYRGKAVITGIERVSKPGLRVYVGQGEIPRVLDGLGISILSTSKGVVSNKAAKRMGIGGEILCKVW
- the rplF gene encoding 50S ribosomal protein L6 — its product is MSRIGRKVIEVPESVTISLSGKIVGIKGPKGSLNVPVHAEMLLKQENDSIVVDRPSDSRSHRSLHGTTRQLIANGIQGVSEGFSKELEIRGVGYQANMQGKFLVMQLGYSHDIYFEPPGEIDIKTNRTEITVSGINKQLVGEVSAKIRSFRKPEPYKGKGIRYKNEFVRSKQGKTVGSGA
- a CDS encoding 50S ribosomal protein L18 is translated as MKKISATEIRNQRRRNRSKGKNVGHPDRPRLVVYRSNKHIRAQIIDDLSGSTLAAASSLDKNMSADVAKAESKTDVSVLVGTAVAERAIENKVSKVVFDRNGHPYQGRVKAVADAARKAGLEF
- the rpsE gene encoding 30S ribosomal protein S5, with product MINPAELDLKEEAVVRVTRVAKVTSRGKNFSFGALVVVGDGNGHVGIGQGKAGEVMTAINKAKENAKQSMVKVAIVNGTIPHKIISRYGASKVMLKPAAPGTGIIAGAAVRAVMEQVGVNNILTKRFGSNNPMNVTKATIQALMDLQDAVSVANKRGITIKEVFS
- the rpmD gene encoding 50S ribosomal protein L30, whose amino-acid sequence is MAKAKTIKITQIKSPIGYKQKAKATLKALGLRKIHQTIEQVDSPVLRGMISRVDYLVKVEES
- the rplO gene encoding 50S ribosomal protein L15, with product MKLGELRPTDGATHSKKRVGRGHGSGLGRNAGRGDNGYHSRSGSKRRAWFEGGQMPLHRRVPKRGFSNYLFKKEFQLVNVSDLESLDVDTVDATVLKANGLVRYAMRPIKILGDGELTKKLNVSADAFSASAKEKIEKVGGSVTE
- the secY gene encoding preprotein translocase subunit SecY, translated to MIDKFKNIFVIPELRRRILFTLGVLVVVRLGAHIPIPGIDGEVLALAFQGLQNTLFGLYNMFAGGAFEKATLFALGIMPYISASIIIQLMSTVVPYFQRLQKEGEAGRKKITQVTRYITVLIGAMQAYGIVAVLLPSMSSGGQSVVINPGFGFIFTGMVSLITGVILLMWLGERITERGIGNGISLIIMVGIVSRIPNVIVSEITLISEGVRGLLSEVILVGIMFAIIAFVVLLTQGTRKIPVSYAKRVVGRKVYGGQSTHIPLKVNTAGVMPIIFAQSIMFIPSTVATFFGDNEFMQGVLRWFSFDHPVYWIVFGIMIVFFTYFYTAIAFDPNQVSQQMKQHGGFIPGIRPGKKTAEYIDNILSRVTLPGSFALALVAIFPYILMQAMDVSYDLASFFGGTSLLIIVGVALDTLQQIESHLMSRHYDGFLSKGKIRGRRRM
- the map gene encoding type I methionyl aminopeptidase, coding for MVRIRTQREIDLVNISCQIVADTLEMLSEYIVPDASILELDEMAEEFIRSRGARPAFKGYMGFPATLCVSVDDEVVHGIPTDRVLEEGQIVGVDCGAEKDGYFGDHARTFAVGTISEEKQQLMDITRESLLRGIAEAKPGNYVSDIGYAIQSFVEQYGYSVVRELVGHGIGTKLHEEPQVPNYGEPKQGYRLREGMCIAIEPMINMGVKEIKTDADGWTIRTLDGEASAHFEHTIAITANGPVILSEGEKVLG